The genomic segment TGAACACGCTGGGCATGGTGGACCATGAAACCGGCAAGGAACAGAAATGGTGGTGCGGCCCCGTTTCCAGCATCCAGGAACCCTGCTTCATCCCGCGCACGCCGGATGCTGCCGAGGGCGATGGCTGGATCGTGATGGTCTGCAACAGGCTTGAAGAACGCGGCAGCGAATTGCTGCTGTTCGAAGCCACCAATATCGAACAAGGCCCGATCGCCACGATCGACATTCCCGTGCGCCTGCGCTTCGGCCTGCATGGCAACTGGGCCAATGCGATGGACGTCCCCGCGCTCGAAGCGGCCTGAGGCCACTTCAATTAACGGTCCTCTCCAGCCCCCTGCGGTCCCGCCGCAGGGGGTTTCCTTTGAGGGCGATCAGTAGCCCAGCATCACCGACTTGGTTTCGGTAAAGGCCAGCACGCCGTGGCGGCCGTTCTCGCGGCCGAGGCCCGACTGACCGAAACCGCCGAAGGGCAGCGTGAATTCCATGCCGGAGCCATTGATCTTCACCGATCCTGCGCGAAGCAGGCGAGCCATGGACTGCGCCCGTTCCAGATCGGTCGTCCAGGCATAGGCGGACAGGCCGTATTCGCTGTCATTGGCGCGGGCGGCCAGCGCCTCCAGTTCCTCGTCATCCGAGAAGCGCTGGACGCACAGCACCGGCCCGAAGATCTCCTCCCGTACGGCGCGCATATCGGGCGTAACGCGGTCGAGGATCGTCGGCGGCACGAAATAACCCGGCCCGCCGGGAACTTCTCCGCGAAAGGCCAGGCGGGCGCCTGCTTCCACCGCGCCGGTTACGTAACCTTCCACCTTGTCGCGCTGGGCGGCAGAAATCAGCGGGCCGAGCGCGCTGCCCTCCTGCTCGCCGGGGCCGAGGGTCAGCCTTGCCGCAAAGGCGCAGAGCTGCTCCATGAAGCGGTCATAGATCGCATCGTGCAGGAACAGGCGCGATCCAGCCGCGCAGACCTGCCCGCTATTGGCGAAGATGCCCATGGCAACACCGGGAACGGCACGGGCCAGATCGGCATCGTCGAACACCACCACGGGGGATTTCCCGCCCAGTTCCAGCGAGATACGCGTTACTCTTTCGGCCGCCTGCCGCATGATCGCCTTGCCGGTCATGGTCGATCCGGTGAAGGAAATCTTGTCTACGCCGGGATGGGCGGCCAGCGCGGCCCCGGCGGACTGGCCAGTGCCGTTCACCAGATTGATCGCCCCGGCGGGGAAGCCTGCCTCATGGGCCAGTTCGATCAGGCGGATGCAGCTGAAAGGCGCCAGTTCAGCAGGCTTGAGCACGGCGGTACAGCCGGCCGCCAGCGCGGCGGAAACCTTGTTGCAGGCAATGGCCAGCGGTGCATTCCACGGCACGATCAGCCCGGCCACACCCAAAGGCTCGTTCACCGTATAGGCATGCCAGCGGCCCGGCACGGAAGGCTCTGCCGTTTCCCCGCCCAAACGGCGGACCCAGCCCGCATTATAGCGGATCGCGGAAGGCCCGCCCTTGCCTGCCATCATCAGCGCCATGGGCCATGGCACGCCATTGTCCAGCGTTTCGATCGCGGCCAGTTGGGCGGAGTTTTCCTCCACCAGCGCGGCAAAGCGCAGCAGCAATTCCTCGCGCCGGGCAGGCAGCATCTCGCGCCACTCACGGGAACCGAAACAGGCCCTGGCGGCACTGACGGCAGCCTCAACGTCCTCTACCGTGCCCTCGGCCACGCGGCCCAGCACGGTTTCGTCGGCAGGGTTCAGAACCTCCACCGCCGCGCCCGTAATCGCCTTCGTTTCCCCGCCGATAATGTGCCCGCCCACACCCGCGATCCATTCGCGCGCGGAACGGAAGGCAGCTTCACGCGCCATGTCGGTCATCTGTAAATCCCTTTCAGTTGCGGGCGGCGGCGCGGATCATGTCCGCGCCCTTCTCGCCGATCATCACGGCAGCGGCATTTGTGTTGGCGCCGACCAGCAGCGGCATCACCGAAGCATCGATCACGCGCAGGCCCTGAATGCCGCGCACGCGCAGTTCCGGGTCCACCACTGCTTCTGCGCCCATGCCCATCGCACAGGTGCCCACCGGGTGGTGCACCACGCCGAGCAGTTCCGCGCGCATGGCGTCGATCTGTTCTTCCATCGTGCCGCGCGGGCCGGGGATCGTTTCTTCCAGCACATGGGCCGCGAGCGGTTCCTGCGCGAAGAGCTTGCGGGACAGGGCCAGCCCGTCCTTCAGGCGGCGCCAGTCATCCGCATCGTCCAGCATATTGAGATGGATCTTGGGGTTGGAGCGGAAATCGGCATCGCGCAATTTCACTTGGCCCCGGCTGCGCGGGCGCAGCAGGCAGACCGAGCTGTAGAAGCAATCCTGCTTCGCCTTGCGAATGCCGGGAAACCAGATATTCGCATCCACTCGCACCGGGCTGACCATGATCTGGATATCCGGCCGGTCCAGCCCGTCACGGCTGCGCAGCAAGAGACAACCCGCCGCGATCTGGTTAGTGAAAGTGCCCTTCCCCCGGAAATACCAGTTGAGGAAGGACATGGTCGCCCGGTCGAAGCGCAATTCCTGCGCGAAACTGTGATTGAGCCGCGCATCGTATTGATTGGCCACGCGCGGATGCTCCTGCAGGTTGCGCCCCACGCCCGGCAGGTGATGGACCGGATCGATCCCCAGCCCGCGTAGTTCCTCCGCATCGCCGATGCCCGACAGCATCAGCAGTTGCGGCGAATTATAGGTGCCGCCGCTCAGCACGATCTCGCGCCGGGCCGTCACTTTCATGCGCTGCCCGTTGCGTTCGAACTCCACCGCGCGCGCCCGGCCATCGGCAATATCCAGCTTCGCGGCCAGACTGTCGGTCCACACCGTCAAATTGCGCCGTGAAGAGCGGATCGGCTCCAGATAGGCGCGCGCACTGCCGCAACGGCTGCCGTCTTTCAGGGCAACGTGGACATCGGCCAGGCCTTCATTCGTCTCGCCATCGTAATCGCCGACATAGGCGATCCCCATGGATGCGGCGGCCTTGCGCAATTCCTTGCCCATCAGGCGGCTATTGTCGACCGCGCGCACCGCAATCGGTCCGCCCTCCCCGCGCCGATTACTGGCGCCCTGCCAGAAATCCTCTGACCGCTTGAAATAGGGCAGGACGGATTCATAATCCCAGCCGGTGCAGCCCAGCTGCGCCCAATCGTCGAAATCCTTCGGATGCCCGCGGAAATGCACCGTCCCGTTGATCGAGGACGATCCGCCCAGCACCCGCCCGCGCGGCAGGGGGAACACACGGCCATCCAGATGCGGCTCCGGCTCGGAAGCGAATTGCCAGGTGAAGCGCGGATTGCGCAGCGCCTGCAGGAAGCCCAGCGGCATGCGGATATAGGGATGGCTCGCTTCCCCGCCCGCTTCCAGCAGCAGCACAGTGCAGGTGGGGTCTTCGCTCAGCCTGCTGGCAACGACTGCCCCCGCGCTGCCCGCGCCCACGACGATGTAATCGAATTCCGCGTTGCTCACGCCAGCCTCACTCTCAGGAATTGCGGGCCGGCAGGGCCACCCAGGCAAAGGCAGTCTCGGCGCTCTGCGCGCCCTTCCCACCCGTCAATCCGGCCAGCAACGGCCGCCATTGCTCTTCCGTCGCGCTGCCAAGCCAGCGATCCTGCCGCCCAAGCTGCATCAGCGGAACGACCCGCCGCCCGCCCATCCGGGCGATGTCGGCGGCGAGCAGATATTCGGAATGGCCAGTAATCCCCAACACCGGCCGGGCATCGGCAAACAGCCGTTCACGCAGCAGCAGGGCGGCAATCTCACCGCCGGTCGCGCGGGCTTGCACCCCGCCCGCCGTCGCCAGCTTCGCCGCCCGTGCAGCGCGCGGCATCCGGCCATTATAGAGCAGCAGCACAGGCTCCGCCGCCCATGCCAATGTTCCGCCAAAACCCAGACCGAGTGCGGCAGGCGCGGCCAGCGCTCCGGCCAGAACCTCGCGCCGCCTCACTTGCTCTTGTCCTTCGCCAGATAGGCGGCGATCTGCTCCAGCTCCGCATCGCTCAGTTCCGCGCGGGAGAAAACGGGCATGTTCATCAGCCCGTTCCGCACCACGGCCTTCACATAATCCGCGCTCAGATCCGTGCGCTGGTGAAGCTGGGCAGGCACGTCTTCCGGCAGGCGCTTCTGCAGCATGATCGTGCCGGTGTTCCGGCCCACATGGCAGAAGGCACATTCCTTGCCATAGAGGCGTTCACCCGGATCGGCGGATTTCTGGCCGAAAGTCACGGCCTCGATCTGCGAAGGCAGGGCGGGCCTGGGCTTTTCCTCCCCGGCATCCGATTTGGCCGAGCAGGCCGCGATCAGGGCCATGGCGGCAAGGGCCAGGAACTTGCGGTCGTTCTTCATCACTTCGTTCCCCCGATGCCGTTGCGCCCGGGGGCGATGATGTTGTTGGGATCGAGCGCGGCCTTCACCTTGTTGTTCAGCCGGTTCAGCGCGTGGTCGTTGAAGTCATAGGTCTTCGCGATAGTGTCCATATAATCGATATGGCCGCGATATTCGGTGTAACCGTCCTTCGCCGCTTCCACGACAAGCCGCCCGAACAGATCGTTCGCCCGCCCGGTGCTGGCCGGATCGTCCCGATCGTAGAGGATCAGGCTGACATTGTTGATGTGCCGCCGCCCGATGGTGAAGGTGGAATAATAATCCTGCCCGATCTCGCGATAGATGCGCTTCACCCGCTTGGCATAGTCCAGCACGCGAGCGCCATCCTGCGGCATGACCGGCGCGAAGCTGAGATGCCCGCCGCGCCCGCCATACCAGTTGACCGATTGCAGCCCCAGGGTGGACGGCACGCCGCGCGCGGAATTCTCATAGGGTTCGCCCTGATGCCAGGTGCGGAACTTCAGTTCCTTGCCCAGCTTCGGTTCGAACAATTCGCGCATCTGGCGCATATTGCCTTCGACCTGATAGGCCGGGCCGAAGAAGCTGATCTTGGCGTTCCACCAGCCAAGGCCGTATTTCTCCATGATCGCCCGCTCTGCCTCTTCAGGCAGGGCGCCTTCGCCTTCGTACCATTCCGCCCGCTGGGTCAGCGTGGAAGCAGCGCGGACCGGGCTGCCGAAGACGACATTGTGCTGGATGATTTCGCGGCGGCGCAGATCGGCCAGAATGTCGATGGCCCAGCCTGCATCGTCGAAATTGGGAAAGGCGATCTCGACCGAGGCAGTCATTTCAGGTTCGGGCTGCAGCCACAGGCCCGCCTTGGTGACGATGCCGAAATTGGACTGCGCGAACATCTGGTCCCAGCCGGGGCCATAGCCGTATTTATAGTTCCGCCAGGTTGCGCCCTTGCCCACGGCACCCATGCCGGTGCGGACCAGTTCGCCATCGGGCATCACCACTTCCAGACCGCACAAGGCCTCGCAATTGTCGCCCAGCGGCGTGTAGCCGATCCCGCGATCCAGTGCGTTCCCCAGCACGCTGCCCCAGCTATTGCCGGGCACCGACATCCATAGCGGGATGTTGTTGGCCCAAAGGTGATCGAACAGGTCGAAGAAGCTCACCCCCGGTTCGATCAGGCAATTGGCCTGCTGCGCGTCCACTTCCAGCACGCGGTTCATGCGGCTGAGATCGAGGATCACGTCACCCCGGCGCACGGGCGCTGCCGAGCCATAGCCGAAGTTCTTCCCCCGGCTGACCGGCCAGAGCGGAATGCCGAAGCGATTGGCGATGCGCACCACTTCCTGCACTTCGGCCACTTCTGCCGGGGCAAGGATCGCGGAGGATTCGTGATCCAGCCCGTCACCGAAGGCATAGGGATCGAGATAGGCGGTGCGATCCTCGTCACCGTCCAGGACGCCATCTGCGCCGAGCGCGGCACGAAATGCCGCCAAAGCCGCGCGGAAGCCTTCCGCGCCAACGCCCATCGGCAATGTACTGGATTGCATATCTTCTCCCCTCGGCTGACGGGAAGGGCACCCGATGCCGATATTGTTCTGTCAGACAGATTGCTATTCTGTATTTTTTAGCATGCGTGATTGCTGAGTCAATCTGCCCCCACGATGCCGGTCCAGATCAACCGCAACGCCAGGGCGCTGACAAGCAGACGCATGATAATACGGAACTTATCCTCGGATATGTGGCCGATCAGCTGCTTGCCGCACCAGGTTCCGGCAAAGCCCGCAATCGTGGCGATGCCGATGGCCATGGCGAATGGGCCGTAGGCAAAGCCGGTCACAGCGTATCCTCCGGCCCGGATCGCTTCCAGCACCAGCAGGCAGGTCGCGAAGGTGCCGACCAGTGCGCGCCGGTCGATCCCGGAATTGAGCAGCACCGGCTGCAGCACCGATCCCATGCCCAGCACTGTCCCGCTGACCGCATGGGCCACGCCCACACCCGCCATGCCGGGCTGCGTATGGACATGGCGCATGGGCAATTGCGCCCAGGTGAGTGCCAGCATCATCAGCCCAACGCCAATGGCCAGCGCCCGTTCCGGCAGGGCGTGATACAGCATCAGGCCCCCGCCCACACCCGCCAGCGACCCCAGCGTAAAGGGCCGCACGATCCGCCAGGCAATCGCCTCGCGGAAGGTAACCGCACGGGCCACCAGCGAGGCATAGGACAGGGCCGGTTGCAGGGCGATGGCGCTGGGCAGCGGGTAAAGCAGTGTCGTTGCCCCGAACAGCACATAACCGCCGCCGATAGAGAGGCTGGCGCTGACCAGCGCGGCCATGAAAGAGGCCGCCGCCAGCAGCGCCAGCGTCAGGGCGTCACTCACCCCTTGGGCCCGCGATAGCCGCTCCAGTAACGAGGCTCGAACTTCAGGGCGAGCAGCGCGGAAGCGAAGGCCACCACCATCACGATTGTGAACGGCACGGTGAAGCCGCCGGTCCAGTCAACCGCGAGGCCGATCAGGCCGATGCCCGCTGCCGCGCCGATGTGGAAGGTAGCATTGAGCACCGCGATCAGCTGCGCGATGGAGCGCACGCCATAGATGTGCCGCC from the Erythrobacter sp. SG61-1L genome contains:
- a CDS encoding GMC family oxidoreductase N-terminal domain-containing protein, with translation MSNAEFDYIVVGAGSAGAVVASRLSEDPTCTVLLLEAGGEASHPYIRMPLGFLQALRNPRFTWQFASEPEPHLDGRVFPLPRGRVLGGSSSINGTVHFRGHPKDFDDWAQLGCTGWDYESVLPYFKRSEDFWQGASNRRGEGGPIAVRAVDNSRLMGKELRKAAASMGIAYVGDYDGETNEGLADVHVALKDGSRCGSARAYLEPIRSSRRNLTVWTDSLAAKLDIADGRARAVEFERNGQRMKVTARREIVLSGGTYNSPQLLMLSGIGDAEELRGLGIDPVHHLPGVGRNLQEHPRVANQYDARLNHSFAQELRFDRATMSFLNWYFRGKGTFTNQIAAGCLLLRSRDGLDRPDIQIMVSPVRVDANIWFPGIRKAKQDCFYSSVCLLRPRSRGQVKLRDADFRSNPKIHLNMLDDADDWRRLKDGLALSRKLFAQEPLAAHVLEETIPGPRGTMEEQIDAMRAELLGVVHHPVGTCAMGMGAEAVVDPELRVRGIQGLRVIDASVMPLLVGANTNAAAVMIGEKGADMIRAAARN
- a CDS encoding sulfite exporter TauE/SafE family protein, translated to MSDALTLALLAAASFMAALVSASLSIGGGYVLFGATTLLYPLPSAIALQPALSYASLVARAVTFREAIAWRIVRPFTLGSLAGVGGGLMLYHALPERALAIGVGLMMLALTWAQLPMRHVHTQPGMAGVGVAHAVSGTVLGMGSVLQPVLLNSGIDRRALVGTFATCLLVLEAIRAGGYAVTGFAYGPFAMAIGIATIAGFAGTWCGKQLIGHISEDKFRIIMRLLVSALALRLIWTGIVGAD
- a CDS encoding cytochrome c, producing the protein MKNDRKFLALAAMALIAACSAKSDAGEEKPRPALPSQIEAVTFGQKSADPGERLYGKECAFCHVGRNTGTIMLQKRLPEDVPAQLHQRTDLSADYVKAVVRNGLMNMPVFSRAELSDAELEQIAAYLAKDKSK
- a CDS encoding FAD-binding oxidoreductase, translating into MQSSTLPMGVGAEGFRAALAAFRAALGADGVLDGDEDRTAYLDPYAFGDGLDHESSAILAPAEVAEVQEVVRIANRFGIPLWPVSRGKNFGYGSAAPVRRGDVILDLSRMNRVLEVDAQQANCLIEPGVSFFDLFDHLWANNIPLWMSVPGNSWGSVLGNALDRGIGYTPLGDNCEALCGLEVVMPDGELVRTGMGAVGKGATWRNYKYGYGPGWDQMFAQSNFGIVTKAGLWLQPEPEMTASVEIAFPNFDDAGWAIDILADLRRREIIQHNVVFGSPVRAASTLTQRAEWYEGEGALPEEAERAIMEKYGLGWWNAKISFFGPAYQVEGNMRQMRELFEPKLGKELKFRTWHQGEPYENSARGVPSTLGLQSVNWYGGRGGHLSFAPVMPQDGARVLDYAKRVKRIYREIGQDYYSTFTIGRRHINNVSLILYDRDDPASTGRANDLFGRLVVEAAKDGYTEYRGHIDYMDTIAKTYDFNDHALNRLNNKVKAALDPNNIIAPGRNGIGGTK
- a CDS encoding aldehyde dehydrogenase family protein — translated: MTDMAREAAFRSAREWIAGVGGHIIGGETKAITGAAVEVLNPADETVLGRVAEGTVEDVEAAVSAARACFGSREWREMLPARREELLLRFAALVEENSAQLAAIETLDNGVPWPMALMMAGKGGPSAIRYNAGWVRRLGGETAEPSVPGRWHAYTVNEPLGVAGLIVPWNAPLAIACNKVSAALAAGCTAVLKPAELAPFSCIRLIELAHEAGFPAGAINLVNGTGQSAGAALAAHPGVDKISFTGSTMTGKAIMRQAAERVTRISLELGGKSPVVVFDDADLARAVPGVAMGIFANSGQVCAAGSRLFLHDAIYDRFMEQLCAFAARLTLGPGEQEGSALGPLISAAQRDKVEGYVTGAVEAGARLAFRGEVPGGPGYFVPPTILDRVTPDMRAVREEIFGPVLCVQRFSDDEELEALAARANDSEYGLSAYAWTTDLERAQSMARLLRAGSVKINGSGMEFTLPFGGFGQSGLGRENGRHGVLAFTETKSVMLGY